In Haloarcula halophila, a single window of DNA contains:
- a CDS encoding glycosyltransferase family 2 protein, whose amino-acid sequence MHSPEHVVGTALLVFGVFVVGYYAAINAGYLLLHVLALLELRDDVRESEWDPPFREFTSPFYPGIGIVLPAYNEEATIVESVQSMLSLNYPEIEVVVVNDGSTDATVERLVEHFDLEPVDADIPFEVPAEEIHGVYRSRIYEELLVVDKDNGGKSDALNAGLWLTEMPLFCAVDSDTVIDREALLSLVRPFLEAPTTAVASGGVIRVANNCRIEDGVVKDVSLPKTGLAGLQVMEYLRAFYSGRLGLNRLNGLILISGAFGLFQTETVREIGGYRHDTITEDFDIVVRLHRHLKETDREYTVDFVPEPVAWTEVPSTRRVLGRQRRRWYRGMVETVVTHRRMVGNPRYGRVGWFVMPFFVMAETVGPLIEGIGYVLLPLAWYFGFLNVEFFLAFFLLTTGFGIFLSWFGVFSEVWSFNRYDSPWQVLRLLWYGVLENFGYRQWKTIVAWQGLFEYLRGVDTWGAMERTGFSTRDD is encoded by the coding sequence ATGCACTCGCCGGAACACGTCGTGGGGACGGCGCTGCTGGTGTTTGGCGTGTTCGTCGTCGGCTACTACGCCGCCATCAACGCCGGCTATCTACTGTTGCACGTCCTGGCGCTGCTGGAGCTTCGCGACGACGTCCGCGAGTCCGAGTGGGACCCCCCCTTCCGGGAGTTCACGTCGCCGTTTTACCCTGGGATCGGGATCGTCCTCCCGGCGTACAACGAGGAGGCGACGATCGTCGAGAGCGTCCAGTCGATGCTGTCGCTGAACTACCCGGAGATCGAGGTCGTCGTCGTCAACGACGGCTCGACCGACGCGACCGTCGAGCGCCTGGTCGAGCACTTCGATCTGGAACCAGTCGACGCCGACATCCCCTTCGAGGTCCCTGCCGAGGAGATCCACGGCGTCTACCGCTCGCGGATCTACGAGGAGTTGCTCGTCGTCGACAAGGACAATGGCGGGAAAAGCGACGCGCTCAACGCCGGTCTCTGGCTCACCGAGATGCCGCTGTTCTGTGCGGTCGACTCGGATACGGTCATCGACCGGGAGGCGCTGCTGTCGCTGGTCAGGCCCTTCCTGGAGGCGCCGACGACGGCGGTCGCCTCGGGCGGCGTGATCCGCGTCGCGAACAACTGCCGGATCGAGGACGGGGTCGTCAAGGACGTGTCGTTGCCCAAAACCGGGCTCGCCGGACTGCAGGTGATGGAGTACCTCCGGGCCTTCTACTCGGGCCGACTGGGGCTCAACCGGCTCAACGGCCTCATCCTTATTTCGGGCGCGTTCGGGCTGTTTCAGACCGAGACGGTCCGTGAGATCGGCGGCTACCGCCACGACACGATCACCGAGGACTTCGACATCGTCGTCCGGCTCCACCGCCATCTCAAGGAGACCGACCGGGAGTACACCGTCGACTTCGTCCCGGAACCAGTCGCGTGGACGGAGGTCCCCTCGACACGCCGGGTCCTGGGCCGACAGCGCCGACGGTGGTACCGGGGGATGGTCGAGACTGTCGTCACCCATCGGCGGATGGTCGGCAACCCACGATACGGGCGCGTCGGCTGGTTCGTCATGCCCTTCTTCGTGATGGCGGAGACGGTCGGCCCGCTGATCGAGGGGATCGGCTACGTCCTGTTGCCCCTCGCCTGGTACTTCGGCTTCCTGAACGTCGAGTTCTTCCTCGCCTTCTTCCTGTTGACGACCGGATTCGGGATCTTCCTCTCGTGGTTCGGCGTCTTCAGTGAGGTCTGGAGTTTCAACCGCTACGATAGCCCGTGGCAGGTGCTCCGGCTGCTCTGGTACGGCGTCCTGGAGAACTTCGGCTACCGGCAGTGGAAGACCATCGTCGCGTGGCAGGGACTGTTCGAGTACCTCAGGGGCGTGGACACTTGGGGGGCCATGGAGCGGACCGGCTTCTCGACCCGGGACGATTAG
- a CDS encoding GAF domain-containing sensor histidine kinase: protein MSEQEVRNYFRDLYELGADSSATLDEKIERAIAVGRDRLDVDYGVLSFTGDGEYEVVGSTIESGDYSAGSVHDLDTTWCRHVVDDEELLMIADAGSSAYADDIAREVTGLQCYIGAPITVDGEIYGTLCFSGEQPRDRSFDGDEQRFVELLTRWIGHEIERERHYRALDAQNERLDEFAGVLAHDLRNPLTSAYGYTELASETVSEPESEYLETALDSLDRMDEMITETLSLAREGIDVGERESVRLSEVARSAWNTIDPDTATLEIVDDRSIRADASRLRHLFENLFRNVDEHCGPGTRVTVEGTDDGFAVEDTGPGLPADVADSLFGGEYGDGRRGLGLLIIERVVSGHGWTGQARVTDAGTRFVFSGVGTVTETPATASRPE from the coding sequence ATGTCCGAACAGGAGGTACGGAACTACTTCCGGGATCTCTACGAGCTCGGGGCGGACTCGTCGGCGACGCTAGACGAGAAGATCGAACGGGCGATCGCCGTCGGTCGAGACCGGCTCGACGTCGACTACGGGGTACTCTCGTTCACCGGGGACGGCGAGTACGAGGTCGTCGGCTCGACGATCGAGAGCGGCGATTACTCCGCCGGATCGGTCCACGACCTGGACACCACCTGGTGCCGGCACGTCGTCGACGACGAGGAACTACTGATGATCGCCGACGCGGGGTCGTCGGCCTACGCGGACGACATCGCGCGCGAAGTGACCGGCCTCCAGTGTTACATCGGGGCGCCGATCACCGTCGACGGCGAGATCTACGGGACGTTGTGTTTCTCGGGGGAACAACCCCGTGATCGGTCCTTCGACGGGGACGAGCAGCGGTTCGTCGAACTGCTGACCCGCTGGATCGGCCACGAGATCGAACGGGAACGTCACTACCGGGCTCTGGACGCACAGAACGAGCGGTTAGACGAGTTTGCGGGTGTTTTGGCACACGACCTGCGGAACCCGTTGACCAGTGCGTACGGGTACACGGAACTGGCGTCCGAGACGGTCTCGGAACCGGAATCGGAGTATCTCGAGACGGCCCTCGATTCGCTCGATCGAATGGATGAGATGATCACCGAGACGCTGTCGCTCGCCCGGGAGGGCATCGACGTCGGCGAGCGGGAGTCGGTCCGGCTCTCGGAGGTCGCTCGCAGTGCCTGGAACACGATCGACCCCGACACCGCGACCCTGGAGATCGTCGACGACAGATCGATCCGGGCGGACGCCTCTCGTCTCCGCCACCTCTTCGAGAACCTGTTCAGGAACGTCGACGAACACTGCGGCCCGGGGACCCGGGTGACCGTCGAGGGAACCGACGACGGCTTCGCCGTCGAGGACACGGGTCCGGGGTTGCCCGCCGACGTTGCGGACTCGTTGTTCGGCGGCGAGTACGGCGACGGCCGCCGTGGGCTCGGCCTGCTCATCATCGAACGCGTCGTCTCCGGGCACGGCTGGACGGGCCAGGCCCGTGTGACGGACGCCGGCACCCGCTTTGTCTTCTCGGGCGTGGGCACCGTGACGGAGACTCCGGCGACGGCTTCCCGGCCGGAGTGA
- a CDS encoding response regulator transcription factor — MTSVSPDRDRQSPLPTVLLVEDDPDVREIYELYLQQTYNVQTAANGAIALGLITDEIDLVLSDRRMPEMSGDELYTRIQEHAIEVPFVMVSAVDAEESVPDGLDDYLTKPIARSDLTACINRHISAPVVARD, encoded by the coding sequence GTGACCTCAGTTTCGCCCGATCGTGACAGACAATCACCGCTCCCTACTGTTCTTCTTGTTGAGGACGACCCAGATGTGCGGGAAATATACGAACTCTATCTTCAGCAGACATACAATGTGCAGACAGCAGCGAACGGTGCTATCGCACTCGGACTGATTACCGACGAGATTGACCTCGTTTTGAGCGACCGGCGAATGCCCGAGATGTCTGGGGACGAACTTTACACCCGGATACAAGAGCACGCTATCGAGGTCCCGTTCGTAATGGTCTCGGCAGTTGACGCCGAAGAGTCAGTACCGGACGGTCTTGATGACTATCTCACTAAGCCGATTGCCCGCAGCGACCTGACTGCCTGTATCAACCGACACATCTCGGCCCCGGTTGTCGCGAGGGACTGA